A region from the Mucilaginibacter sp. CSA2-8R genome encodes:
- a CDS encoding TonB-dependent receptor, protein MVKPFTLVLLFVFFCSATQAQQRDTLQQDSTRQLQSVTVRGYLSEQRLIQVPASVGVLSAAQLSLQPNNSLVSAMNTLPGIRMEERTPGSYRLSIRGSLLRSPFGVRNVKIYFDEIPLTDAGGNTYLNALDVSSLHSLEVLKGPDGSLFGANSGGVVLINPTNRLTDSNYTSVGLNAGSYGLFHENAAVNQVWKRNELNIKQSYQTYDGYRDHSYMQRHYLQLVDKLKYGQNNQLKLIGFYSNLQYQTPGGLTLAQFEANPRSSRPATAATPSAIQQNIGITTKMLFGGLVNEARLSNRIRNVATIFGSKVNFDNPFITNYEQRNEGTYGARTYFELHSLPTQPEWRLNLGAEWQQTNADINNYDNLQGITGKPQSLDEVNTNQHFVFTRYAATFYRRLNVEAALSLNYYQYRFRNIYPLNQTSLNTRNFNPQLMPRVALSYEFTDNFIGRASVSRGYSTPTIAEVRPSNNLINTALQPETGWNYETGLRLRNMDESLMLDASVFYYRLNNTIVNQRNTNETDYFVNAGGTKQIGFELNFTGWVIGPKNSGLLRGLQFNEAFTYNGFNFRQYNINNVDYSGNRLTGVPRQVAVSSLQFRLPQSVYVFVQHNYTARLPVNDANTVYAGSYHLLQAKAGWQVPWHYRARLNIYAGADNLLNQKYSLGNDLNAVGNRYYNPAPLRNFYAGVSVRI, encoded by the coding sequence ATGGTTAAACCGTTTACCCTTGTTTTATTATTTGTCTTTTTTTGCTCAGCTACCCAGGCACAGCAACGTGACACTTTACAGCAGGATAGCACCCGGCAGCTTCAATCAGTTACCGTAAGAGGGTATTTGTCAGAACAGCGCTTAATCCAAGTACCGGCATCAGTAGGGGTTTTAAGTGCAGCTCAGTTAAGTTTACAACCCAACAATTCTTTGGTAAGCGCCATGAATACACTACCCGGCATACGTATGGAAGAACGTACGCCAGGCAGCTATCGCTTGTCTATCAGAGGCAGCCTATTACGTTCGCCGTTTGGTGTACGCAATGTTAAAATATATTTTGACGAGATACCACTTACCGATGCCGGAGGTAACACTTATTTAAATGCACTTGATGTAAGCAGCCTGCATAGCCTGGAAGTACTTAAAGGCCCTGACGGCAGTTTGTTCGGCGCAAACTCGGGTGGTGTAGTACTAATTAATCCAACTAACCGGTTAACGGATAGTAATTATACCTCAGTTGGCCTTAACGCCGGCTCTTATGGCTTGTTTCATGAAAATGCCGCAGTTAATCAGGTATGGAAACGCAATGAGTTAAATATAAAACAAAGCTACCAAACTTACGACGGCTACCGCGATCATAGCTATATGCAACGGCACTACCTGCAGCTAGTTGATAAATTAAAATATGGTCAAAATAATCAGCTCAAGCTTATCGGTTTTTATTCTAACCTGCAATACCAGACGCCGGGTGGCTTAACGTTGGCGCAATTTGAAGCTAACCCGCGTTCCTCGCGACCAGCTACAGCGGCTACTCCGAGCGCTATTCAGCAAAACATTGGCATTACTACTAAAATGCTGTTCGGTGGCTTGGTGAACGAAGCCCGGCTAAGCAATCGCATTCGCAACGTAGCCACCATATTCGGCTCAAAGGTTAATTTTGACAACCCCTTCATCACTAACTATGAGCAGCGTAACGAAGGCACTTACGGAGCGCGTACCTATTTTGAGTTACACAGTTTACCTACACAACCAGAATGGAGATTAAATTTAGGTGCTGAGTGGCAGCAAACCAATGCTGATATTAATAATTATGACAACCTGCAGGGCATAACCGGTAAGCCACAATCGTTAGATGAGGTAAACACCAACCAGCACTTTGTATTTACCCGTTACGCCGCTACCTTTTACCGCCGTTTAAACGTTGAAGCAGCATTGAGTCTAAATTATTATCAGTATCGATTCCGTAACATTTATCCGCTTAATCAAACGAGTTTAAATACACGCAACTTTAACCCGCAACTGATGCCGCGTGTTGCCTTGTCGTACGAGTTCACCGATAACTTTATTGGCCGGGCATCCGTTAGTCGTGGTTACTCTACTCCTACCATTGCCGAAGTTAGACCGAGTAATAATTTGATCAATACGGCTTTGCAACCCGAAACCGGTTGGAACTATGAAACCGGCCTGCGTCTGCGTAACATGGATGAAAGCCTGATGCTGGATGCTTCTGTATTCTATTATCGGCTCAACAATACAATCGTTAACCAACGTAATACTAACGAAACCGATTACTTTGTAAACGCAGGCGGCACTAAGCAAATAGGTTTTGAATTAAACTTTACGGGCTGGGTTATTGGTCCCAAAAATTCGGGACTGTTAAGAGGACTACAGTTTAATGAAGCTTTTACTTATAATGGATTCAACTTTAGGCAATACAATATCAATAACGTGGACTACTCTGGCAACCGCCTAACCGGCGTGCCCCGGCAGGTAGCCGTAAGCAGTTTACAATTCAGGCTGCCCCAATCCGTCTATGTGTTTGTACAGCATAACTACACTGCCCGCCTCCCGGTTAATGATGCCAATACGGTTTATGCCGGCAGCTACCATTTGTTGCAAGCCAAAGCCGGCTGGCAAGTGCCTTGGCATTACCGAGCCCGCTTAAATATTTACGCCGGTGCCGATAACCTGCTCAATCAAAAGTACAGTCTGGGCAACGACCTTAACGCGGTAGGCAACCGCTATTATAATCCGGCACCGTTAAGAAATTTTTATGCGGGTGTGAGTGTGAGGATATAA
- a CDS encoding NAD(P)H-dependent oxidoreductase codes for MITIIASTNRPASSTLKLAKYYQKQMLNKGAEASLLSMAELPPNFIQTDMFGSRSAAFEPIQQLITRTQKFLFVIPEYNGSFPGILKAFIDACTFPDSFYDKKAALVGLSSGTYGNVRGVDHFAGICSYLHLHVLPLRLHIPGIRKEMNADGDLFEEKTIKFVDEQVDKFLKF; via the coding sequence ATGATCACTATCATTGCCTCCACTAACCGCCCTGCAAGTTCAACTCTAAAATTAGCTAAATATTATCAAAAACAGATGTTAAATAAAGGAGCAGAGGCAAGCCTGCTATCGATGGCCGAACTGCCGCCTAACTTTATACAAACCGACATGTTTGGCAGCCGCAGTGCCGCTTTTGAGCCTATACAGCAACTCATTACCCGTACGCAAAAATTTTTGTTTGTAATTCCCGAGTATAATGGCAGCTTTCCTGGTATTTTAAAAGCTTTTATTGATGCCTGCACGTTTCCCGATAGCTTTTATGATAAAAAAGCGGCACTGGTTGGCCTATCATCCGGCACGTATGGTAACGTGCGTGGGGTTGATCATTTTGCCGGCATTTGCAGCTATCTGCACCTGCATGTGCTGCCGCTGCGCCTGCATATTCCAGGCATCCGCAAAGAGATGAATGCCGACGGTGATTTATTTGAAGAAAAAACAATAAAGTTTGTAGATGAGCAAGTAGATAAATTTTTGAAGTTTTAG
- a CDS encoding cobalamin-binding protein: MSADRVISLLPAATEIVCALGLENKLVGRSHECDYPETVKQLLVCSYDRIGTQLTSLEIDQKVKQLLTNVLSVYEVNSQLIKQLSPDMIITQDQCAACAVSLPEVEQVLSAELEKPAQIISLQPNSLNGILDNIREVAIALNVVNVGDELLEELQERIDIIQHKLRFIEKKPAVACIEWLEPLMTSGNWVPELVTIAGGTPVLSQAGKHSPYINWDDLREQDPEIIVVMACGFSVERTLKEISTLLQLPGFADLQAIKNQRFYIADGNQYFNRPGPRIVDSIEILAEIINPKQFIFGYEGEGWIKFEV; encoded by the coding sequence ATGTCTGCTGATAGAGTTATTTCGCTGTTGCCTGCCGCAACAGAAATTGTTTGTGCCCTGGGTTTAGAGAATAAACTGGTAGGCCGGTCGCACGAGTGTGACTACCCCGAAACTGTGAAGCAACTGCTGGTTTGTTCGTACGACCGGATAGGAACTCAGTTAACCAGTTTAGAAATTGATCAGAAAGTAAAGCAGCTGTTAACCAACGTACTTTCGGTATACGAGGTAAATAGCCAACTAATTAAACAGCTGAGCCCTGATATGATTATTACACAAGATCAGTGTGCCGCTTGCGCCGTCTCACTTCCAGAGGTTGAACAGGTTTTGTCTGCCGAATTAGAGAAACCAGCACAAATTATATCCTTACAGCCCAATAGCCTGAATGGTATTCTGGATAACATCCGGGAGGTTGCCATAGCTTTGAATGTGGTAAATGTAGGAGATGAGCTTTTAGAAGAATTGCAGGAGCGGATAGACATTATTCAGCATAAATTACGTTTCATCGAAAAGAAACCTGCTGTGGCCTGCATTGAATGGCTAGAACCTTTGATGACCTCGGGTAATTGGGTGCCCGAACTGGTAACCATTGCCGGCGGTACCCCTGTACTGAGCCAGGCCGGTAAGCACTCGCCTTATATCAACTGGGATGACCTGCGCGAACAAGATCCCGAAATAATTGTGGTAATGGCCTGTGGTTTTTCAGTAGAACGCACGTTAAAAGAAATAAGCACCCTATTACAGCTACCGGGATTTGCCGATTTACAAGCCATCAAAAACCAGCGCTTTTATATTGCCGACGGTAACCAATACTTTAACCGCCCCGGCCCGCGCATTGTAGACTCCATCGAGATTTTAGCCGAGATCATTAATCCGAAGCAGTTTATTTTTGGTTATGAAGGGGAGGGGTGGATTAAGTTTGAGGTGTAG
- a CDS encoding ParB/RepB/Spo0J family partition protein — MSVEKKKALGKGLSALLDNAGSTKPQSNYNSPETDGNKSSGNLGSVNEIRIAEIEINPYQPRTDFDEQALIELAESIKVQGLIQPITVRRVNSHSYQLISGERRLRASKRAGLLTIPAYIRTANDQQMLEMALIENIQRENLNAMEVALSFQRMLDECDLKQEELGERVSKNRSTVNNYLRLLKLPPSIQASIRDGDISMGHARALITIADPVKQVYLHQQILQHGLSVRKVEEMVRALQHNEEPAKKDDRKPAAKPSYQIQKIQDDLASKFSTKVKLKVGNKGAGSIEIPFMSEDDLSRILQMLDW, encoded by the coding sequence ATGAGCGTAGAAAAAAAGAAAGCTTTAGGTAAAGGGCTCAGCGCATTGCTTGACAATGCCGGCAGCACCAAGCCTCAGTCTAATTATAATTCGCCCGAAACAGATGGCAATAAGTCGTCTGGCAACCTGGGCTCGGTTAATGAAATCCGGATTGCCGAAATTGAAATTAACCCCTACCAGCCGCGTACTGATTTTGATGAGCAGGCACTGATTGAGTTGGCCGAATCTATCAAAGTACAGGGCTTGATACAGCCTATTACCGTACGGCGCGTAAACTCACACTCGTACCAGCTCATTTCGGGCGAGCGGCGCTTGCGTGCATCTAAGCGGGCCGGACTATTAACCATACCTGCCTACATCCGTACCGCCAATGATCAGCAGATGCTGGAGATGGCGTTGATTGAAAACATACAGCGCGAAAACCTGAATGCGATGGAAGTTGCCCTCAGCTTTCAGCGTATGCTGGATGAGTGCGACCTAAAGCAGGAAGAATTAGGCGAGCGGGTAAGTAAAAACCGGTCGACGGTAAATAACTACCTGCGCTTACTAAAATTGCCTCCAAGTATACAGGCTTCTATCCGCGATGGTGATATCAGCATGGGACACGCCCGTGCGCTGATTACCATTGCCGATCCGGTAAAGCAAGTATACCTGCACCAACAGATTTTGCAGCACGGACTTTCGGTGCGCAAAGTAGAAGAAATGGTGCGTGCTCTGCAGCATAACGAAGAACCTGCTAAAAAAGATGACCGCAAACCGGCCGCAAAGCCCTCATACCAGATACAAAAAATACAGGATGACCTGGCCTCTAAATTTAGTACTAAAGTTAAATTGAAGGTGGGCAATAAAGGAGCAGGCAGCATCGAAATTCCGTTTATGTCTGAAGATGATTTGAGCCGTATCTTACAAATGCTGGACTGGTAG
- the dapA gene encoding 4-hydroxy-tetrahydrodipicolinate synthase: MEMFHGTGVAMVTPFNSDGGVDYAGLENLINYLINGGVNYLVSLGTTGESATLSKEEKKKVWAFTAEKVNKRVHLVAGIGGNNTYEVVETVKQFDTTGYDAILSASPHYNKPIQEGIYQHYKAIAEASPLPIILYNVPGRTGSNVSAETTVRLAHDFSNIIGIKEASGNFDQFNQIMRDKPDSFLFISGDDPVTLPMMSLGAVGVISVVGNAVPKQFSDMIKLCAAGDFKAAQEAHYRFIDFTRLMFSEGSPGGVKTALKQLGVCGDTLRLPLVQVSSTTADKIAVELKKIVG; the protein is encoded by the coding sequence ATGGAAATGTTTCACGGAACCGGAGTAGCCATGGTAACTCCGTTTAACAGCGATGGCGGAGTAGATTATGCCGGCCTCGAAAACTTAATTAATTACCTGATTAACGGTGGCGTAAATTACCTGGTATCATTAGGTACCACCGGCGAAAGCGCAACCCTAAGCAAGGAAGAAAAGAAGAAGGTTTGGGCTTTTACCGCCGAAAAAGTTAATAAACGTGTACACCTGGTAGCCGGCATTGGCGGCAATAACACCTACGAAGTGGTTGAAACTGTAAAACAGTTTGATACTACGGGGTATGATGCCATACTGTCGGCCAGTCCGCATTATAACAAACCTATACAAGAAGGTATTTACCAGCATTATAAAGCTATTGCCGAAGCATCGCCGCTACCTATTATTTTATATAACGTACCGGGCCGTACAGGCAGCAATGTTAGCGCCGAAACCACGGTAAGGCTAGCTCATGATTTCAGCAACATTATTGGTATTAAAGAAGCCTCTGGCAACTTTGACCAGTTTAACCAAATTATGCGCGATAAACCGGATAGCTTCCTATTTATATCGGGCGACGACCCGGTTACGTTACCTATGATGTCTTTAGGAGCGGTAGGTGTGATATCGGTTGTAGGCAATGCGGTGCCCAAACAGTTTTCGGACATGATAAAGCTTTGTGCTGCAGGCGATTTTAAAGCCGCGCAGGAAGCTCATTATAGATTTATTGACTTCACCCGGTTAATGTTCTCTGAAGGCAGCCCCGGCGGTGTTAAAACAGCGCTTAAACAGTTAGGCGTTTGCGGCGATACCCTGCGTTTACCTTTAGTACAAGTAAGCAGCACAACCGCAGATAAAATTGCCGTTGAACTTAAAAAGATTGTTGGCTGA
- a CDS encoding DUF5683 domain-containing protein, whose amino-acid sequence MNRLIIGCLLVFLSLAAFAQKPDTVKTVNRKDSLNRVIDSAKSKPILQQVFNKKNKKQYNPDSTHLPSTAVKRSLMVPGWGQVYNKHWWKLPLIYGGIGSFVYFAIINKRDAKNYLEVYKLKRDPLSPRPDPNSAVGQLYARTSTYGAQALADASNGSDRNFQLCIFGIIGVWGIQTIDAYIFAKFIHSYTMDRDLSFKIAPGIITGPTYASNGIPSVMPVLKLTFSLK is encoded by the coding sequence ATGAACAGGTTAATTATTGGTTGTTTACTGGTTTTTTTATCACTGGCGGCTTTTGCACAAAAGCCGGACACGGTAAAAACCGTAAACCGTAAAGACAGCCTGAACCGTGTTATAGATTCTGCCAAATCAAAACCTATCCTGCAGCAGGTATTCAACAAAAAAAATAAAAAGCAGTATAACCCCGATAGTACCCATTTGCCTAGTACCGCGGTTAAGCGCTCATTAATGGTACCCGGATGGGGGCAGGTTTACAACAAGCACTGGTGGAAATTACCGTTAATTTACGGGGGGATAGGCAGCTTTGTTTATTTTGCCATTATCAACAAGCGGGATGCTAAAAACTATTTAGAAGTTTACAAGCTTAAGCGAGACCCACTTAGTCCTCGTCCTGATCCTAACTCAGCTGTTGGGCAGTTGTATGCGCGTACCTCAACTTATGGCGCTCAGGCACTGGCCGATGCCTCTAATGGTTCTGATCGTAACTTTCAGCTTTGTATTTTTGGTATTATTGGCGTGTGGGGTATTCAAACTATTGATGCTTATATTTTCGCCAAGTTTATACACTCTTACACTATGGATCGCGACCTGAGCTTTAAGATAGCGCCAGGCATCATTACCGGGCCAACTTACGCCTCTAACGGTATTCCTTCGGTAATGCCGGTATTAAAACTTACCTTTAGTCTTAAGTAA
- the dapB gene encoding 4-hydroxy-tetrahydrodipicolinate reductase, with protein sequence MKIALLGYGKMGKIIEQIALQRQHQIVLKIDKDNLHEATPENLKQADVAIEFSTPSSVLGNIDRCFEAGVPIVIGTTGWYEQLNDIKDKCLAGNHALLYGSNYSVGVNIFFHVNRMLAKVMNNYPYYDVQVEEIHHTQKLDAPSGTAITIAEGILDGLDGKQKWKNIVVSDNAEPAEDVVAANELLIESLRIENVPGTHTVVYDSEIDTIEFKHTAHNRNGFALGAVLAAEWLKDKKGFFPVTDMFTFNA encoded by the coding sequence ATGAAAATTGCATTATTGGGTTATGGCAAAATGGGCAAAATCATCGAGCAGATTGCCTTGCAGCGTCAACACCAGATTGTACTCAAAATAGATAAAGATAACCTTCATGAAGCCACTCCCGAAAACTTGAAACAGGCAGATGTAGCTATCGAGTTTAGCACACCATCGTCTGTACTTGGTAATATTGACCGTTGCTTTGAAGCGGGTGTGCCTATTGTAATTGGTACTACCGGCTGGTATGAGCAGCTTAATGATATAAAAGATAAATGCCTGGCTGGTAACCATGCTTTGCTCTACGGTTCAAACTACAGCGTTGGGGTAAATATCTTTTTTCATGTTAACCGTATGCTGGCTAAGGTGATGAATAATTACCCTTACTATGATGTACAGGTAGAAGAGATACATCATACCCAAAAACTGGATGCGCCAAGCGGCACGGCTATTACCATTGCAGAGGGTATACTGGATGGTTTGGATGGCAAACAAAAGTGGAAAAATATAGTGGTAAGCGATAATGCAGAGCCTGCCGAAGATGTGGTTGCTGCAAACGAGTTACTGATAGAATCGCTAAGGATTGAAAATGTGCCCGGTACTCACACGGTGGTATATGACTCTGAGATTGACACCATTGAGTTTAAACATACCGCGCATAACCGCAATGGCTTTGCTTTAGGCGCTGTTTTGGCAGCTGAGTGGCTGAAAGATAAAAAAGGATTTTTCCCGGTAACAGATATGTTTACCTTTAATGCCTGA
- a CDS encoding AAA family ATPase: protein MSKIIALANQKGGVGKTTSSINLAASLAVLEYRTLLVDADPQANSTSGIGFDPRTIKNSIYECIINQIDPAEAIQKTETPNLDLLPAHIDLVGAEIEMINLTDREYKMKAILDKIRDQYDFIIIDCSPSLGLITINALTAADSVIIPVQCEYFALEGLGKLLNTIKIVQNRLNPQLDIEGILLTMYDVRLRLSNQVVEEVRTHFEDLVFDTIIQRNTRLSEAPSFGVSVIMHDATCKGAINYLNLAREIIRKNGLTESKGKAAPAAV from the coding sequence ATGAGTAAAATTATAGCTTTAGCTAATCAGAAGGGTGGGGTGGGTAAAACAACTTCGTCTATAAATCTGGCTGCAAGTTTAGCCGTGTTAGAATATAGAACGTTGTTGGTAGATGCCGATCCGCAGGCTAACTCAACGTCAGGTATCGGCTTTGATCCGCGTACCATCAAAAACAGCATTTACGAGTGTATCATTAACCAGATTGATCCGGCCGAGGCTATCCAGAAAACGGAAACGCCTAATCTGGATTTGCTGCCCGCACATATTGATTTGGTAGGTGCCGAAATTGAGATGATTAACCTTACCGACCGCGAGTACAAGATGAAGGCCATTTTGGACAAAATACGCGACCAGTACGATTTTATCATCATCGATTGTTCACCATCATTAGGCTTAATTACCATTAATGCCCTTACCGCAGCCGATTCGGTGATTATACCGGTGCAGTGCGAATATTTTGCATTAGAGGGTTTAGGTAAATTGCTTAATACCATCAAGATAGTTCAGAATCGCTTAAATCCGCAATTGGATATCGAAGGTATTTTGTTAACCATGTATGATGTAAGGCTGCGTCTGTCTAACCAGGTCGTTGAAGAAGTGCGTACGCATTTTGAAGACTTGGTTTTTGATACCATTATACAGCGTAACACCCGCCTTAGCGAAGCGCCAAGCTTTGGAGTATCGGTAATTATGCACGATGCAACCTGTAAGGGCGCCATCAACTATCTGAACCTGGCCCGCGAGATTATTCGCAAAAACGGTTTAACAGAGTCGAAAGGCAAAGCAGCACCTGCCGCAGTTTAA
- the lepB gene encoding signal peptidase I: MNWKFWDKKRDTDTPKKKKSAAREWTDAIIFAVVAATLIRTLFIEAYTIPTESMERSLLVGDFLFVSKVNYGARTPMTPIAFPFAHHTMPIIGTKAYWDGVKLPYYRLPGLSEVKKGDVVVFNYPMEADSPYYRPVDKRENYIKRCQGTPGDTLSIVNAQVYINGKPNPNPPEGQINYEVQTNGTEVNPKLLDELHITLSEYTPYPTMTKASADALRGYANITKVKPHITPKDSIEYGGEVFPNSAQYITRNQPFNKWNQDNYGPIIIPKKGWTVKLDSLTLPFYRRAITVYEGNKLEVKGTDVYINGQKADGYTFKMNYYWMMGDNRHNSLDSRFWGFVPEDHIVGKALFVWMSWDTNGTFLDKIRWKRLFMGIH; the protein is encoded by the coding sequence ATGAATTGGAAATTCTGGGACAAAAAAAGAGATACGGATACCCCCAAGAAGAAAAAAAGTGCAGCCCGCGAGTGGACTGATGCCATTATTTTTGCGGTAGTTGCTGCAACACTGATACGTACACTTTTTATCGAAGCCTACACTATTCCTACCGAGTCGATGGAGCGCTCATTGCTGGTAGGCGACTTTTTATTTGTAAGTAAAGTAAATTATGGTGCCCGTACGCCCATGACGCCCATTGCGTTTCCGTTTGCGCATCATACCATGCCCATTATAGGTACCAAAGCTTACTGGGATGGCGTAAAGCTGCCGTACTACCGTTTACCGGGTTTAAGCGAGGTTAAAAAAGGTGACGTTGTGGTATTTAATTACCCGATGGAGGCCGATTCGCCTTATTACCGTCCGGTAGATAAACGCGAAAATTATATTAAACGCTGCCAGGGAACTCCCGGCGATACACTTTCTATTGTAAATGCGCAGGTGTATATAAACGGCAAGCCTAACCCTAACCCACCCGAAGGGCAGATTAACTACGAGGTGCAAACCAACGGTACCGAAGTAAATCCGAAGTTACTGGACGAACTGCATATTACGTTATCAGAGTATACGCCGTATCCTACCATGACCAAGGCTTCTGCAGATGCCTTGAGAGGGTATGCCAACATTACTAAGGTAAAACCGCATATCACTCCAAAAGACTCTATAGAATATGGTGGTGAGGTTTTCCCTAACTCGGCTCAATACATCACCCGTAACCAGCCATTTAACAAATGGAACCAGGATAATTACGGACCTATAATCATCCCTAAAAAAGGCTGGACGGTTAAACTGGATAGTTTAACACTGCCTTTTTACCGCCGGGCTATTACTGTTTATGAAGGTAACAAGTTAGAGGTTAAAGGAACGGATGTTTACATAAACGGACAAAAAGCGGACGGCTATACCTTTAAAATGAATTATTACTGGATGATGGGGGATAACCGCCATAACTCGCTCGACTCGCGTTTTTGGGGTTTTGTACCCGAAGACCACATTGTAGGCAAGGCATTGTTTGTTTGGATGAGCTGGGATACCAACGGCACCTTCCTGGACAAAATACGCTGGAAACGCCTGTTTATGGGCATCCATTAA
- a CDS encoding sorbosone dehydrogenase family protein, producing the protein MKSSYLLYASLTAATVFGSCSQQKKPDPSKADTTASAAGQQVSLPAPYATKSTSTFCKVIGWPKGKTPTAPAGFKVSLFAEDLNNPRNVYVAPNGDVFAALATTEASGLKKAKSKLSGKTESQNMGDSPNTIVIMRDSNGDGVVDSKGLFLSGLNQPFGMAVVGRWFYVANTDGLWRYPYSTGDTRITRPGQRILKLPAGGYNNHWTRNLLVSKDSTKLYITVGSGSNVAEHGLANEARRANILVINLDGSNEKIYASGLRNPVGIGFMPGTNTIWTAVNERDELGDELVPDYLTSVKEGGFYGWPYAYFGPHEDPRLKDQRPDMVKKAIVPDVALGPHTASLGLAFYDGNNFGEKYKNAAFIGQHGSWNSSKLVGYKVVAVPFNGNKPGKPEDFLTGFVANAGKNEVYGRPVGVATSKDGALLVADDSGNKIWRVSAEK; encoded by the coding sequence ATGAAAAGCAGCTATTTACTATACGCTTCCCTTACTGCAGCTACCGTGTTTGGAAGTTGCTCGCAACAAAAAAAGCCAGATCCAAGTAAGGCCGATACTACAGCCAGTGCCGCAGGGCAGCAGGTTAGTTTACCAGCACCTTACGCTACAAAGTCTACCTCAACTTTTTGTAAGGTAATTGGCTGGCCAAAAGGTAAAACACCAACTGCACCGGCAGGATTTAAAGTGAGCCTTTTTGCCGAAGATTTAAACAACCCACGCAACGTTTATGTAGCGCCCAACGGCGATGTGTTTGCTGCGCTGGCTACTACCGAGGCTTCGGGATTAAAAAAGGCAAAGTCAAAATTAAGCGGTAAAACCGAATCGCAAAATATGGGCGACAGCCCTAATACTATTGTGATTATGCGCGATAGTAATGGTGACGGTGTGGTAGACAGTAAGGGGTTATTTTTGAGCGGGCTAAACCAACCGTTTGGTATGGCCGTTGTAGGCCGTTGGTTTTACGTAGCTAACACCGATGGTTTATGGCGCTACCCTTACAGCACCGGCGATACTCGCATCACCCGCCCCGGCCAACGTATCTTAAAACTACCTGCCGGTGGTTACAACAACCACTGGACCCGCAACCTACTGGTAAGCAAAGACAGTACTAAGCTGTATATTACGGTTGGCTCTGGCAGTAACGTAGCCGAACATGGTTTGGCTAACGAAGCTCGCCGCGCTAATATCCTGGTAATTAACCTGGATGGCTCTAACGAAAAAATATATGCCAGCGGCTTACGCAACCCGGTAGGCATTGGCTTTATGCCGGGCACTAACACCATATGGACTGCTGTTAATGAGCGTGATGAATTAGGCGACGAACTGGTGCCCGATTATTTAACCAGTGTAAAAGAAGGTGGCTTTTACGGCTGGCCTTATGCTTACTTTGGACCGCATGAAGACCCGCGCCTAAAAGACCAACGCCCTGACATGGTAAAAAAAGCTATTGTACCGGATGTTGCCTTAGGGCCGCACACGGCATCTTTGGGCCTGGCGTTTTATGATGGCAACAACTTTGGCGAGAAATATAAAAATGCTGCCTTTATTGGTCAGCATGGCTCATGGAACAGCTCAAAACTGGTGGGTTATAAAGTAGTGGCTGTACCTTTTAATGGTAATAAGCCAGGCAAGCCCGAAGATTTTTTAACCGGCTTTGTGGCTAATGCAGGTAAAAACGAAGTTTATGGCCGTCCGGTTGGTGTAGCCACCTCTAAAGATGGAGCTTTGCTGGTTGCCGACGATTCGGGTAATAAAATATGGCGTGTAAGCGCTGAAAAGTAA